The Hymenobacter sp. DG01 genome has a segment encoding these proteins:
- a CDS encoding YdeI family protein, which produces MARKLDTLEVVDVLNRPAWRAWLVAHHEQPVGVWVVLHKKNSVSGTLTYAEAVEEALCFGWIDSLPRKLDGTRYQLYFSPRKKGSVWSAVNKKRLEQLRAAGLLMPAGQAKIDLAQQDGSWAALDEVDALLLPPDLAAALAATPAAEQNFQRLAPSVRKQHLQQLTAVRRPETRQRRIAQLIEQLMAVK; this is translated from the coding sequence ATGGCCCGAAAGCTCGATACTCTGGAAGTAGTGGATGTTCTTAACCGGCCGGCGTGGCGGGCGTGGCTGGTAGCGCACCACGAGCAGCCCGTGGGCGTGTGGGTGGTGCTCCACAAGAAAAACAGCGTATCTGGCACCCTCACCTACGCCGAAGCAGTGGAAGAAGCCCTTTGCTTCGGCTGGATTGATTCCCTACCCCGCAAGCTTGATGGAACCCGCTACCAGCTCTACTTCTCGCCCCGTAAAAAAGGCAGCGTATGGTCGGCGGTGAATAAAAAGCGCCTTGAGCAGCTCCGTGCCGCCGGGCTGCTGATGCCGGCCGGGCAAGCCAAAATTGACCTGGCCCAGCAAGACGGCAGCTGGGCCGCCCTGGATGAAGTAGATGCCCTGCTGCTACCCCCTGACTTAGCCGCAGCCCTGGCCGCTACCCCCGCCGCCGAGCAAAACTTCCAACGCCTGGCCCCCAGCGTGCGCAAGCAACACCTGCAGCAGCTAACCGCCGTGCGCCGCCCCGAAACCCGACAGCGGCGCATTGCCCAACTGATAGAACAGCTGATGGCCGTAAAGTGA
- the blaOXA gene encoding class D beta-lactamase, translating to MLRFRYLLFASGISLLLGAAPATPVTERNFQKQFDQYGVQGSFLLYETGTGRFTAYNEKRCRQGFLPASTFKIPNTLIGLQTGALPDTATVCKWDGVKRDFPQWNQDMSYARALRVSCVPCYQQLARQVGVGTYKQWLRKLRYPGILVTPATLDTFWLDGNSRISQFEQIDFLRRLQAETLPVEVRHQRAVKQLLLLQKTPSYALYGKTGWRFRSDTNPDNGWFVGWVQRPDGRTALFALNAEPTGGQAADTRFAAGRRALTEDILREMGWM from the coding sequence ATGCTACGGTTTCGTTACTTGCTTTTCGCTTCGGGTATTTCGCTGCTGTTGGGCGCTGCGCCTGCTACCCCCGTAACCGAACGAAACTTTCAGAAGCAGTTCGATCAGTACGGGGTGCAGGGCTCTTTCTTGCTGTATGAAACGGGCACGGGCCGCTTCACGGCGTACAATGAAAAGCGCTGCCGCCAGGGCTTCCTGCCGGCTTCCACCTTCAAGATTCCGAACACGCTCATTGGCCTGCAAACCGGCGCCCTGCCCGATACGGCCACCGTTTGCAAATGGGATGGGGTGAAGCGCGACTTCCCGCAGTGGAACCAGGACATGAGCTACGCCCGGGCTCTGCGCGTGTCGTGCGTGCCGTGTTACCAGCAGTTGGCCCGCCAGGTGGGGGTAGGAACGTATAAGCAGTGGCTCCGGAAGCTGCGCTACCCCGGCATCCTGGTCACGCCTGCCACCCTCGATACGTTCTGGCTCGATGGTAATTCGCGCATCAGTCAGTTCGAGCAGATTGATTTCCTACGTCGGCTGCAGGCGGAAACCCTGCCCGTAGAAGTGCGGCATCAGCGGGCCGTGAAGCAGCTTTTGCTCCTGCAGAAAACGCCTAGCTATGCTCTCTACGGCAAAACCGGCTGGCGCTTTCGCTCCGACACCAACCCCGACAACGGCTGGTTTGTGGGCTGGGTGCAGCGCCCCGACGGCCGCACCGCCCTTTTTGCCCTTAATGCAGAACCCACCGGAGGGCAGGCCGCCGATACACGTTTTGCCGCCGGCCGCCGGGCTCTGACGGAAGATATACTGCGTGAAATGGGCTGGATGTAA
- a CDS encoding alpha-amylase family glycosyl hydrolase, giving the protein MSEPQLHPSAHLFQVRHPDWAANATIYEVNLRQFTPEGTFRAFAAHLPRLASMGISIVWLMPVHPIGEVGRKGTLGSQYAVQDYFGVNPEFGTLDDLRYLVKTAHDLGLRVLLDWVANHTSWDNPLVQQHPEWYQHDAQGNLLPPVPDWTDVVAFDYRHPELRRYMTDALLYWVREADIDGYRCDVAGLVPTDFWDAARLELDAVKPLFMLAEWDELYPSGGLTWEQFNSDTKLLEKAFNMTFGLRLHYLLDHIAEGKQPLHGIDEYLAAERAKYPPSVYLMHFTSNHDVNSWDGTEYERLGPLALPFAVLTVLLPGMPLVYTGQEAALNKRLAFFEKDTVDWQDYHLQDFYTRLLQLKRRHYALQNGDSLSRFQRLPGPPDTYSFLRQKGLAAILTGINISPEPQPLLIPADAVGVWLDVFSGEQLMLEEGQEVVLPPHGWRVLEKQV; this is encoded by the coding sequence GTGTCTGAACCTCAGTTGCACCCCAGCGCCCACCTTTTTCAGGTGCGCCACCCCGATTGGGCCGCCAACGCCACTATCTACGAAGTAAACCTGCGCCAATTCACGCCAGAAGGCACATTTCGGGCGTTTGCCGCGCACCTGCCGCGGCTGGCTTCCATGGGCATCAGCATCGTGTGGCTGATGCCTGTCCACCCTATTGGGGAGGTAGGGCGCAAGGGCACGCTGGGCAGCCAATACGCCGTGCAAGACTACTTCGGGGTGAATCCGGAGTTTGGGACGCTGGATGATTTACGCTACCTGGTGAAAACCGCGCACGATTTGGGCCTCCGGGTGCTGCTCGATTGGGTAGCTAACCACACCAGTTGGGACAACCCGCTGGTGCAGCAGCACCCCGAGTGGTATCAGCATGACGCGCAGGGCAACCTCCTACCCCCCGTGCCCGACTGGACCGACGTAGTGGCCTTCGACTACCGCCACCCCGAACTGCGCCGCTACATGACCGATGCCCTACTCTATTGGGTGCGCGAAGCCGATATTGACGGGTACCGCTGCGACGTGGCCGGCCTGGTGCCTACCGATTTCTGGGATGCTGCCCGCCTGGAGTTGGATGCGGTGAAGCCCCTGTTTATGCTGGCCGAGTGGGACGAGTTGTACCCCTCGGGCGGACTGACCTGGGAGCAGTTCAACTCCGATACCAAGCTGCTGGAAAAGGCCTTCAACATGACCTTTGGCCTGCGCCTGCACTACCTCCTCGACCACATTGCGGAAGGCAAACAGCCCCTGCACGGCATCGACGAGTATCTGGCGGCTGAGCGGGCCAAGTATCCGCCCTCGGTGTACCTGATGCACTTCACCAGCAACCACGACGTGAACAGCTGGGATGGCACCGAATATGAGCGCCTCGGTCCGCTGGCGTTGCCGTTTGCGGTCCTGACGGTGCTGCTGCCGGGTATGCCCTTGGTGTACACCGGCCAGGAAGCAGCCCTGAACAAGCGCCTCGCCTTCTTCGAAAAAGATACCGTGGATTGGCAGGACTACCACCTGCAGGATTTCTATACCCGCCTGCTCCAGCTTAAGCGCCGCCACTATGCCCTGCAAAACGGCGACTCGCTCAGCCGCTTTCAGCGCCTGCCTGGCCCCCCTGACACGTACAGCTTCCTGCGCCAAAAAGGGCTGGCGGCGATACTCACGGGCATTAACATCAGCCCGGAGCCGCAACCGCTCCTCATTCCGGCTGATGCGGTTGGTGTTTGGCTGGATGTTTTCAGCGGTGAACAGCTTATGCTCGAGGAAGGCCAAGAGGTGGTGCTACCGCCCCACGGTTGGCGGGTGCTGGAAAAGCAAGTATAG
- a CDS encoding alpha-amylase family glycosyl hydrolase has protein sequence MSRTVLSFLLGWLLLAACRMEPTTDCAPAAPEAYTIRHPAWADSASIYEVNIRQYTPEGTFRAFEAHLPRLQKMGVGILWLMPVQPIGKLNRKGTLSSQYSVQDYRAVNPEFGTLDDLRHLIQTAHKLGMHVILDWVANHTSWDSQLRQQHPEWFTRNAQGQFVPPVADWQDVIDLDYSKPELRQYMQESMVYWLRDVGFDGFRCDVAGLVPMEFWNQTRPVLEKVKPVFMLAEWDELHNPPFLKKGEFDPNTGMLEKAFDATYALRLCYLLDSISRRQQPLTALDAYREVERTRYPASAYLMYFTSSHDINSWDGTEYERLGKDALPQAVLATLLPGIPMVYSGQEAALKKRLRFFDKDTIPWRAYPLQEFYTTLLQLKKRHPALRNGDPCSEFIRMAPEASPETYAFVRRKGPKAVLVAVNLGQQPHQIRLANLGPGVYRDVFSGQVTKLGSGSDLLLTPHSYRVYEQLPDPDNSWF, from the coding sequence ATGTCCCGCACTGTTCTTTCCTTCCTGCTCGGCTGGCTGCTTCTGGCGGCCTGCCGCATGGAACCTACCACCGATTGCGCCCCGGCGGCCCCTGAAGCCTATACCATCCGGCACCCGGCCTGGGCCGATTCGGCCAGTATCTACGAGGTCAATATCCGCCAGTACACCCCGGAGGGCACTTTCCGGGCCTTTGAGGCTCACCTGCCCCGCCTCCAGAAAATGGGGGTCGGCATTTTGTGGCTGATGCCAGTGCAGCCCATCGGCAAGCTCAACCGCAAAGGTACCCTGAGCAGCCAGTACTCCGTGCAGGACTACCGAGCCGTAAACCCGGAGTTTGGCACTCTGGACGACTTGCGTCACCTGATTCAGACCGCGCACAAGCTCGGCATGCACGTTATCTTGGATTGGGTAGCCAACCACACCAGTTGGGACAGCCAGCTCCGCCAGCAGCACCCCGAGTGGTTTACCCGCAACGCCCAGGGCCAGTTTGTGCCGCCCGTGGCTGACTGGCAGGATGTCATCGACCTGGATTACAGCAAGCCGGAGCTGCGCCAGTACATGCAGGAAAGCATGGTGTACTGGCTGCGCGACGTAGGCTTCGACGGCTTCCGCTGCGACGTGGCCGGCCTCGTACCCATGGAGTTCTGGAACCAGACGCGCCCCGTACTCGAGAAAGTAAAGCCCGTGTTTATGCTGGCCGAATGGGACGAGCTGCACAACCCGCCCTTTCTGAAAAAAGGCGAGTTCGACCCCAACACCGGTATGCTGGAAAAGGCCTTCGATGCCACCTACGCCCTGCGCCTGTGCTACCTCCTCGACAGCATCAGCCGCCGCCAGCAGCCCCTCACCGCCCTCGATGCCTACCGCGAGGTAGAGCGCACGCGCTACCCGGCCTCGGCCTACCTCATGTACTTTACCAGCAGCCACGACATCAACAGTTGGGATGGCACCGAGTACGAGCGCCTCGGCAAAGACGCCCTCCCCCAGGCCGTGCTCGCCACCCTGCTGCCGGGCATCCCGATGGTGTACAGCGGCCAGGAAGCGGCCCTGAAAAAGCGGCTGCGTTTCTTTGATAAGGACACGATTCCGTGGCGCGCCTACCCCCTGCAGGAGTTCTATACTACCCTGCTTCAACTCAAGAAGCGCCACCCGGCCCTGCGCAACGGCGACCCGTGCAGCGAGTTTATCCGGATGGCGCCGGAGGCCAGTCCCGAAACCTATGCCTTCGTGCGTCGCAAGGGGCCAAAGGCGGTTTTGGTGGCCGTGAACCTGGGTCAGCAGCCTCACCAAATTCGTCTGGCTAACCTGGGCCCCGGCGTTTACCGCGACGTATTCAGCGGACAGGTAACTAAGCTAGGCTCAGGCTCCGACCTGCTACTAACCCCGCACAGCTACCGCGTGTACGAGCAACTCCCGGACCCCGACAACAGCTGGTTTTAG
- a CDS encoding DUF983 domain-containing protein, which yields MPKIQSTGLAMLQQRCPRCHEGHLFTHSAANPVHFAEMPDRCPVCAQAYEPEPGFYWGAMFISYAFSTAIMLTTGFLVYFLLHDPAVWVYVTSVAVVAVLLTPLSLRYSRTLMLYWFGGVRYEPRTALKAG from the coding sequence ATGCCGAAGATACAATCTACGGGCCTGGCTATGTTGCAGCAACGCTGCCCCCGCTGCCACGAAGGCCACCTGTTCACGCACTCTGCCGCTAATCCCGTTCACTTTGCTGAAATGCCGGACCGCTGCCCGGTTTGCGCCCAGGCCTATGAGCCCGAGCCGGGGTTCTATTGGGGTGCCATGTTCATTAGCTACGCCTTTTCCACGGCTATTATGCTGACAACCGGCTTTCTGGTGTACTTCCTGCTTCACGACCCCGCCGTGTGGGTGTACGTGACCAGTGTGGCCGTGGTGGCCGTGCTCCTGACCCCGCTCAGCCTGCGCTACTCCCGTACCCTGATGCTGTACTGGTTCGGCGGCGTCCGCTACGAACCGCGGACTGCGCTGAAAGCTGGCTAG
- a CDS encoding AraC family transcriptional regulator, giving the protein MQPPRLPVLTLESFPQQRPRPWYLERLARHVANFPGTSQPHAHDFYLLLYVTQGQGTHTIDLVTYPLEPGSLFFMTPGQVHHWQLSEDAQGYVVLFEADFYLARYPGGRLYEYPFFQHVHAPVLHLGAEETELRPLFERMWQEHATPAPQQDEVFRSYLLICLELAARHYPSTAAQPASGEPRHAQHLLREFGALLNQHFRTQREVQHYADLLHVSPNHLNALCRRHLGKTASALVQERVLMEARRLLRHTSATVAQVADTLGFDDASYFGRYFRKHTGQTPEGFRYEGEGVTSDR; this is encoded by the coding sequence ATGCAACCGCCCCGCCTGCCCGTCCTGACGCTTGAATCGTTTCCGCAGCAACGACCACGGCCGTGGTACCTGGAGCGGCTGGCGCGGCATGTGGCCAACTTCCCCGGTACCAGTCAGCCCCACGCCCACGACTTCTACCTGCTGCTCTACGTCACGCAGGGCCAGGGCACGCACACTATAGACTTGGTAACCTATCCGCTGGAGCCGGGTAGCCTGTTTTTCATGACCCCGGGACAGGTGCATCACTGGCAGCTTTCCGAAGACGCGCAAGGTTACGTGGTACTATTTGAGGCTGATTTCTACCTGGCCCGCTACCCCGGTGGCCGGCTCTATGAGTACCCATTCTTCCAGCACGTACATGCGCCCGTGCTGCACCTAGGCGCCGAAGAAACTGAGCTGCGGCCTCTATTTGAGCGCATGTGGCAGGAACACGCTACCCCGGCCCCACAGCAGGATGAGGTATTTCGCTCCTACCTGCTTATTTGCCTGGAACTGGCCGCGCGTCACTACCCCTCCACGGCGGCTCAACCTGCTAGCGGCGAGCCGCGCCACGCCCAGCACCTCCTGCGCGAGTTCGGAGCCCTGCTCAACCAGCATTTCCGCACTCAGCGGGAAGTGCAGCACTACGCCGATCTGCTCCATGTTTCGCCCAACCACCTCAATGCCCTGTGCCGCCGCCACCTGGGCAAAACCGCCAGTGCCCTTGTTCAGGAGCGCGTGTTGATGGAAGCCCGCCGCCTGCTTCGCCACACGTCCGCCACCGTGGCCCAGGTAGCCGACACGCTCGGTTTCGACGACGCTTCCTACTTCGGCCGCTACTTCCGCAAGCACACTGGGCAAACCCCGGAGGGCTTTCGGTATGAGGGGGAAGGGGTGACAAGTGACAGGTGA
- a CDS encoding TIM-barrel domain-containing protein, whose product MAYLFRCFRLLPFLLLPPLLSAYGQRTAGGPPTQDPFARPVAPAASRTAIGNYGSHSYDKGILTIKSTTGATLRLRPWAVGVVRVEYFPAGQPVQDISSVSVVQAPQPWHPPGTHHEGPEPGMPARFYQQWAEGLVRATPTILEWKTDRTVTFTVQKNPLRVSCSQNGKTLLRETDGVFQQPAVGSTPGGTGVSFQLAPEEHLYGTGSRALPLDRRGRRLTLYNEARYGYQNGESTLNVSLPTVVSSRGYMLFFDNHAPGTLDLGATDKNTLEYTGEGLTNLGYFIVSGRSYAEILDRYTALTGRQPLPPRWALGLIQSRFGYRSEQEMYQVARRMRRAGFPLDALVLDLYWFGGTSRQGDFQWQQPHFPDPARLMRRLDSAGVKTILISEPYVMRASINDSLVRRQGLVGRDTLGRPYTVASFWAGPATLLDMFRPQTQHWLWQQYNRLKQDGVGGWWSDLGEPENQPTDMVYDPGPTRRIHNAYGQAWASILQEGYTQNYPQERLFNLARSGWAGMQRNSVFPWSGDVSRSWSGLQAQVPIMLSMGLGGVGYMHSDAGGFAGNTVDPELYTRWLQMASLGPILRPHGAGTPPEPYWFPEPYQSYVREATHLRYQLLPYLYTLAWENSQTGTPLTRPMNYGAPSFSTAPAPSPNWDPTPLTAEEREAGFTDEDLANPDEWRAPLISSPAQRSWLPTEMNTPALANLNDQFMLGPNLLVAPVLQPGQRRRNVVLPAGSWVDFYTHETVPGGATVGRSALLARIPVLARAGAIVPMAPYVSSTALYRADTLRLRYYADPDVVHSSFSLYEDDGKSGARMQRQAYQLLSFTGSNLPDLTTFSVTPRGPGYEGEPATRVIELLIPRVAAPPQAVRIGEQDLTDWQFDSLRHTLRLRFAVGRRSVGLSIAGLRLNTAPAPNLSPEILTLEAPGNRTFGGSTELRYTLHQPGPAGALQIFNAHGQLVRTFPTANQAGPHTLIWNADDAQGRPVPSGVYRVELAGQHQRLLVIR is encoded by the coding sequence ATGGCCTACCTGTTCCGCTGTTTCCGGCTGCTGCCGTTTTTGCTGCTTCCGCCGCTTCTGTCGGCCTACGGGCAGCGCACCGCCGGCGGCCCGCCCACCCAGGACCCATTTGCCCGGCCAGTAGCCCCGGCCGCTTCCCGCACGGCAATTGGCAACTACGGGAGCCACTCTTATGATAAAGGCATCCTAACCATTAAAAGCACCACTGGGGCTACGCTGCGCCTACGGCCCTGGGCGGTGGGCGTCGTGCGGGTAGAGTATTTTCCGGCGGGGCAGCCGGTGCAGGATATTTCTTCGGTGAGCGTGGTTCAGGCGCCGCAGCCGTGGCACCCGCCCGGAACGCACCACGAGGGCCCAGAGCCCGGCATGCCGGCCCGGTTTTATCAGCAATGGGCCGAAGGACTCGTACGGGCTACCCCCACCATCCTGGAGTGGAAAACCGACCGTACGGTTACCTTTACTGTTCAGAAAAACCCGCTACGAGTCAGCTGTTCGCAGAACGGTAAAACGCTGCTTCGGGAAACCGACGGGGTATTTCAGCAGCCTGCGGTGGGTAGTACGCCGGGTGGCACGGGCGTGTCGTTTCAGCTGGCGCCCGAGGAGCACCTGTACGGCACGGGCTCCCGCGCCCTGCCCCTGGACCGGCGCGGCCGCCGCCTAACCCTCTACAACGAAGCCCGCTACGGCTACCAGAACGGCGAGTCAACGCTGAATGTGAGCTTACCAACGGTGGTCAGCAGCCGGGGCTACATGCTGTTCTTCGATAACCACGCGCCCGGCACGCTAGATCTGGGAGCCACTGATAAAAACACGCTGGAGTACACCGGCGAGGGACTCACGAACCTGGGGTACTTCATTGTTTCGGGCAGATCCTACGCCGAGATACTGGACCGCTACACGGCCCTGACCGGCCGCCAGCCCCTACCCCCACGCTGGGCCCTGGGCCTTATTCAAAGCCGGTTCGGCTACCGCTCGGAGCAGGAAATGTACCAGGTTGCCCGCCGCATGCGCCGGGCCGGCTTCCCGCTGGACGCGCTGGTGCTGGACCTGTACTGGTTTGGAGGCACGTCCCGACAGGGCGACTTTCAGTGGCAGCAGCCCCATTTCCCGGACCCTGCCCGCCTGATGCGCCGCCTCGACTCGGCGGGCGTCAAAACCATCCTGATTTCGGAGCCCTACGTGATGCGCGCATCCATCAACGACAGCCTGGTGCGCCGCCAGGGGCTGGTGGGCCGCGATACGCTGGGCCGCCCCTATACGGTAGCCTCCTTCTGGGCCGGCCCGGCTACCCTGCTCGATATGTTCCGGCCCCAAACGCAGCACTGGCTCTGGCAGCAGTACAACCGGCTGAAGCAAGATGGCGTGGGCGGCTGGTGGAGCGACCTGGGCGAGCCCGAGAATCAGCCCACTGACATGGTGTATGACCCGGGGCCCACGCGGCGCATCCATAACGCCTACGGACAGGCCTGGGCTAGCATTCTGCAGGAAGGCTACACCCAGAATTACCCGCAGGAGCGGCTGTTTAACCTGGCCCGCTCGGGCTGGGCGGGCATGCAGCGCAACAGCGTATTTCCGTGGTCGGGCGACGTGAGCCGCTCCTGGAGCGGCCTGCAGGCCCAAGTACCCATTATGCTCAGCATGGGGCTGGGTGGGGTAGGCTACATGCACTCCGATGCGGGCGGCTTCGCGGGCAATACCGTAGACCCCGAGCTGTACACCCGCTGGCTGCAGATGGCTAGCCTGGGACCTATTCTGCGCCCGCACGGGGCTGGCACGCCCCCCGAGCCGTACTGGTTTCCGGAGCCCTATCAGAGCTATGTGCGCGAAGCCACCCACCTGCGTTACCAACTGCTGCCCTACCTCTACACGCTGGCCTGGGAAAACAGCCAGACCGGCACGCCCCTGACCCGCCCCATGAACTACGGAGCCCCCAGCTTCAGTACAGCGCCCGCCCCCAGCCCGAATTGGGACCCCACGCCCCTCACCGCCGAGGAAAGAGAAGCCGGCTTTACGGATGAGGATTTAGCTAACCCTGATGAATGGAGAGCCCCACTCATCAGCAGCCCTGCCCAGCGTTCCTGGCTTCCTACTGAAATGAATACGCCGGCCCTGGCCAACCTCAACGACCAGTTTATGCTCGGCCCGAACCTGCTGGTAGCACCCGTTCTGCAGCCCGGCCAACGCCGCCGCAACGTGGTGTTGCCCGCCGGCAGCTGGGTTGATTTTTACACCCACGAAACGGTGCCCGGCGGCGCTACCGTGGGCCGCTCTGCCCTCCTGGCCCGCATTCCGGTGCTGGCGCGGGCCGGGGCCATTGTTCCTATGGCGCCCTACGTAAGTAGTACCGCTCTTTACCGTGCCGATACCCTGCGCCTGCGCTACTACGCCGACCCAGATGTGGTGCACTCCAGCTTCTCTTTATACGAAGATGATGGTAAAAGCGGAGCTCGGATGCAGCGGCAGGCTTACCAGCTGTTGAGCTTCACGGGTTCTAACTTGCCTGATCTTACCACGTTTAGTGTCACGCCCCGCGGCCCGGGCTACGAAGGCGAGCCCGCCACCCGGGTGATTGAACTGCTGATTCCGCGCGTTGCGGCCCCGCCCCAAGCAGTTCGGATTGGCGAACAGGACCTTACCGACTGGCAGTTTGATAGCCTGCGACATACGTTGCGGCTCCGCTTCGCGGTGGGCCGCCGCTCCGTGGGCTTAAGCATTGCGGGGCTGCGGCTCAACACCGCCCCCGCCCCCAATCTGAGCCCAGAAATCCTGACGCTGGAGGCACCCGGTAACCGCACGTTTGGGGGAAGCACAGAACTGCGCTACACCTTGCACCAGCCAGGCCCGGCAGGTGCGTTGCAGATCTTCAACGCCCACGGCCAGTTAGTACGCACCTTCCCCACGGCTAACCAAGCGGGGCCGCACACCCTGATCTGGAATGCTGACGACGCGCAGGGCCGTCCGGTACCGAGTGGCGTTTACCGAGTCGAGTTGGCCGGGCAACACCAGCGGTTGCTCGTGATTCGGTAG